In a single window of the Halobaculum lipolyticum genome:
- the thpR gene encoding RNA 2',3'-cyclic phosphodiesterase — protein MPRLFVSVDLPDRLADAFAAVQEPLAAVPGLRFTDPEQAHCTLTFLGDVDESRVDDVAEALDRAVGAAAVGPFDCEVGGLGAFPSPDYVRVVWVGVREGSEELTRLAEAVERETVELGFDEADHEFTPHLTLARLNDARGKRRVLEYLDEDPTVGRFEVREVRLTESTLTDGGPEYEPRARLSL, from the coding sequence ATGCCGCGACTGTTCGTCTCGGTCGACCTCCCCGACCGCCTCGCGGACGCGTTCGCCGCCGTGCAGGAGCCGCTGGCTGCCGTCCCGGGCCTCCGGTTCACCGACCCCGAGCAGGCACACTGCACCCTGACGTTCCTCGGCGACGTGGACGAGTCCCGCGTCGACGACGTCGCCGAGGCGCTCGACCGCGCGGTCGGGGCGGCGGCCGTCGGTCCGTTCGACTGCGAGGTCGGCGGTCTCGGCGCCTTCCCGTCGCCCGACTACGTCCGCGTCGTGTGGGTCGGCGTCCGCGAGGGGAGCGAGGAACTGACCCGGCTGGCCGAGGCCGTCGAGCGCGAGACGGTCGAACTGGGATTCGACGAGGCCGACCACGAGTTCACCCCGCACCTCACGCTGGCGCGGCTGAACGACGCACGCGGGAAACGGCGCGTGCTGGAGTATCTGGACGAGGACCCCACCGTCGGGCGGTTCGAGGTGCGCGAGGTCCGACTCACCGAGTCGACCCTGACCGACGGTGGACCGGAGTACGAGCCGCGGGCGCGGCTGTCGCTGTAG
- a CDS encoding tetratricopeptide repeat protein yields the protein MSDEEPDTERKPHQFSEGQGLDEDYEEFTLDPEELNADPSQVDPVDTRVLTDLLDERNIPKDRVDVESLMEVGLSYMGINRFEEATETFARAAQFAPDDSLDEQEAWTNKGVAHAQLEEWDEAVGAYREALRIDDDSEHAASAETNLAYALHESGRTEQALEHAERAVEIDPRFPQAWYNRGFFLVERGLLEDAVTAFDNAIRLGMRNAEVLEEKARALDELGREDEAEQAAERAEEIRKEAEQEMVREQSEGGAGGMGAGGAGGPGGAPGGAAPDRDRGGDDLDLGGL from the coding sequence ATGAGCGACGAGGAGCCGGACACCGAACGAAAGCCGCACCAGTTCTCCGAGGGCCAGGGTCTCGACGAGGACTACGAGGAGTTCACCCTCGACCCGGAGGAACTGAACGCCGACCCCTCGCAGGTCGACCCCGTCGACACGCGGGTCCTGACCGACCTGCTCGACGAGCGCAACATCCCCAAGGACCGCGTCGACGTGGAGAGCCTGATGGAGGTCGGCCTCTCCTACATGGGGATCAACCGCTTCGAGGAGGCGACCGAGACGTTCGCGCGCGCCGCCCAGTTCGCCCCGGACGACTCCCTCGACGAGCAGGAGGCGTGGACGAACAAGGGCGTCGCCCACGCGCAACTGGAGGAGTGGGACGAGGCCGTCGGCGCCTACCGCGAGGCGCTGCGCATCGACGACGACTCCGAACACGCCGCCAGCGCCGAGACGAACCTCGCGTACGCGCTCCACGAGTCCGGGCGCACCGAGCAGGCGCTCGAACACGCCGAGAGGGCCGTCGAGATCGACCCCCGATTCCCGCAGGCGTGGTACAACCGGGGCTTCTTCCTCGTGGAGCGCGGCCTGCTGGAGGACGCCGTCACCGCCTTCGACAACGCGATCCGACTGGGGATGCGCAACGCCGAGGTGCTGGAGGAGAAAGCCCGCGCGCTCGACGAACTCGGCCGCGAGGACGAGGCCGAGCAGGCCGCCGAGCGCGCCGAGGAGATCCGCAAGGAGGCCGAACAGGAGATGGTCCGCGAACAGAGCGAGGGCGGCGCCGGCGGGATGGGCGCCGGCGGCGCGGGCGGCCCGGGCGGCGCCCCCGGCGGCGCGGCACCCGACCGCGACCGCGGCGGCGACGACCTCGACCTCGGGGGCCTGTAG
- a CDS encoding DUF424 domain-containing protein, producing the protein MSDDAGPADATDPAGGAEPTDSPGADADAAPDADFLLTRRETPEGTLVAVCDADVLGESFEDGPVSLEVEETFYGGDDAEPADADAVIEGLYDADTANLVGADCVGVAVDAGIIDEERVLDVGGTLHAQLLWL; encoded by the coding sequence ATGAGCGACGACGCCGGGCCGGCGGACGCGACGGACCCGGCCGGCGGGGCGGAGCCGACCGACTCGCCCGGCGCCGACGCCGACGCCGCCCCCGACGCCGACTTCCTCCTCACGCGCCGGGAGACGCCCGAGGGGACGCTCGTGGCGGTGTGTGACGCGGACGTGCTCGGCGAGTCGTTCGAGGACGGCCCGGTGTCGCTGGAGGTCGAGGAGACGTTCTACGGCGGCGACGACGCCGAGCCGGCCGACGCCGACGCGGTGATCGAGGGGCTGTACGACGCGGACACCGCGAACCTCGTCGGCGCCGACTGCGTCGGCGTCGCCGTCGACGCCGGGATCATCGACGAGGAACGCGTGCTCGACGTGGGCGGCACGTTGCACGCACAGCTGCTCTGGCTCTGA
- a CDS encoding aminotransferase class V-fold PLP-dependent enzyme produces the protein MQESYPLDVEAVRADFPILERKVGGDVTVPGESEGDTKPLVYLDNAATSHTPERVVDAIADYYRSYNSNVHRGIHQLSQEASTAYEHAHDRVAEFVGAEGREEIVFTKNTTEAENLVAYAWGLNELGPEDNVVLTEMEHHASLVTWQQIGKKTGADVRFVRVDDDGRLDMDHARELVDDDTAMANVVHVSNTLGTVNPVAEFADLVHDHDGLVFVDGAQSVPHMPVDVQAIDADFFAFSGHKMCGPTGIGVLYGKEHLLEEMEPYLYGGEMIRKVTYEDSEWEDLPWKFEAGTPVIAQGIALHAAIDYLEDLGMENVHAHEQLLAEYAYDELTAYDDVDIYGPPGDDRAGLVAFNVDGVHAHDLSSILNEHGVAVRAGDHCTQPLHQKLGIAASARASFYVYNTREEVDKLVEAVDDARQLFA, from the coding sequence ATTCAGGAATCGTATCCGCTCGACGTCGAGGCCGTCCGCGCGGACTTCCCTATCCTCGAACGGAAGGTGGGGGGCGACGTGACGGTCCCCGGCGAGAGCGAGGGCGACACGAAACCGCTCGTGTACCTCGACAACGCGGCGACGAGCCACACGCCCGAGCGGGTGGTCGACGCCATCGCGGACTACTACCGCTCGTACAACTCCAACGTCCACCGCGGCATCCACCAACTGAGCCAGGAGGCCAGCACCGCCTACGAGCACGCTCACGACCGCGTCGCGGAGTTCGTCGGCGCCGAGGGCCGCGAGGAGATCGTCTTCACGAAGAACACCACCGAGGCGGAGAACCTCGTCGCCTACGCGTGGGGCCTGAACGAACTCGGTCCCGAGGACAACGTCGTCCTCACCGAGATGGAACACCACGCCTCGCTGGTCACGTGGCAACAGATCGGCAAGAAGACGGGCGCCGACGTCCGATTCGTCCGCGTCGACGACGACGGTCGCCTCGACATGGACCACGCCCGCGAGTTGGTCGACGACGACACCGCGATGGCGAACGTCGTCCACGTCTCCAACACGCTCGGGACCGTCAACCCCGTCGCGGAGTTCGCGGACCTGGTCCACGACCACGACGGGCTGGTCTTCGTCGACGGCGCCCAGTCGGTGCCGCACATGCCCGTGGACGTGCAGGCCATCGACGCCGACTTCTTCGCCTTCTCGGGGCACAAGATGTGCGGCCCGACGGGCATCGGCGTGCTGTACGGCAAAGAACACCTCTTGGAGGAGATGGAGCCGTACCTGTACGGCGGCGAGATGATCCGGAAGGTCACCTACGAGGACAGCGAGTGGGAGGACCTCCCGTGGAAGTTCGAGGCCGGCACGCCCGTCATCGCGCAGGGCATCGCGCTCCACGCGGCCATCGACTACCTCGAGGACCTGGGGATGGAGAACGTCCACGCCCACGAGCAACTGCTCGCGGAGTACGCGTACGACGAACTCACCGCGTACGACGACGTGGACATCTACGGCCCGCCGGGCGACGACCGCGCCGGCTTGGTCGCGTTCAACGTCGACGGCGTCCACGCCCACGACCTCTCCAGCATCCTCAACGAGCACGGCGTCGCCGTCCGCGCCGGCGACCACTGCACCCAGCCGCTTCACCAGAAACTCGGGATCGCGGCGTCGGCTCGCGCCAGTTTCTACGTCTACAACACGCGCGAGGAGGTCGACAAACTCGTCGAGGCCGTGGACGACGCGCGGCAGCTGTTCGCCTGA
- a CDS encoding DUF1801 domain-containing protein, which translates to MNAAEPLTAERISDLVVANRVIRAPYYHAAHDDGVEFTEPDKGLQWGADVVPALQGLFRVDRDTREDRPDGWVGFARHWRGNTMRVDVDLFSASEESDPVLVVTAIAGRAGDGSVRDDDLGPIEVPDRVPTREEWEERRKRYQAARRRDDADGSASVEAYLAALPGWKREVATRFDELVRREVPEVHSAVRYHQPFYGIQGTGWFAAFSPLSKHVKLTFVAGSELDPVPPDGTGPQRQALDLTETDTLEETQVASWVRQAAADPGMNW; encoded by the coding sequence ATGAACGCAGCCGAGCCACTCACCGCCGAGCGGATCTCCGACCTCGTGGTGGCGAACAGAGTGATCAGGGCCCCGTACTACCACGCCGCCCACGACGACGGGGTCGAGTTCACCGAACCGGACAAGGGACTCCAGTGGGGGGCCGACGTCGTTCCGGCGTTGCAGGGGCTGTTCCGCGTCGATCGGGACACGCGGGAGGACCGCCCCGACGGTTGGGTGGGGTTCGCTCGCCACTGGCGGGGGAACACGATGCGGGTCGACGTCGACCTGTTCTCCGCGTCGGAGGAGTCGGACCCGGTCTTGGTCGTGACCGCCATAGCCGGTCGAGCGGGGGACGGATCCGTTCGGGACGACGACCTCGGACCGATCGAGGTGCCCGACCGGGTTCCGACACGCGAGGAGTGGGAGGAGCGGCGAAAGCGGTATCAGGCCGCCCGGCGGCGGGACGACGCCGACGGATCGGCGTCTGTCGAGGCGTATCTCGCCGCGTTGCCGGGGTGGAAGCGGGAGGTGGCGACACGGTTCGACGAACTCGTCCGGCGGGAAGTGCCGGAGGTACACAGCGCCGTGCGGTACCACCAGCCGTTCTACGGCATCCAGGGGACGGGGTGGTTCGCCGCGTTCAGCCCGCTCTCGAAGCACGTGAAACTGACCTTCGTGGCCGGAAGCGAACTCGATCCGGTGCCGCCCGACGGGACGGGACCGCAGCGACAGGCGCTCGACCTCACGGAGACGGACACGCTGGAGGAGACGCAGGTCGCCTCGTGGGTCCGGCAGGCCGCCGCCGATCCGGGGATGAACTGGTGA
- the sufU gene encoding Fe-S cluster assembly sulfur transfer protein SufU, with protein sequence MGGGSDMYRQQILDHYKNPRNYGELDDATFSHTGENPSCGDTIRVDVRLDDDEETIEYVAFSGDGCAISQASASMLSERLQGKTLDELAAMDTDDVTEMLGVDISPMRIKCAVLARQVAQDGAKLYEGDIDELDVTKTED encoded by the coding sequence ATTGGCGGCGGCTCCGACATGTATCGCCAGCAGATCCTCGACCACTACAAGAACCCGCGCAACTACGGCGAACTCGACGACGCGACGTTCTCCCACACCGGCGAGAACCCCTCCTGCGGCGACACGATCCGGGTCGACGTGCGCCTCGATGACGACGAGGAGACCATCGAGTACGTCGCCTTCTCGGGCGACGGCTGCGCCATCTCGCAGGCGTCCGCCTCGATGCTCTCCGAGCGCCTGCAGGGGAAGACGCTCGACGAACTGGCGGCGATGGACACCGACGACGTGACCGAGATGCTGGGCGTCGACATCTCGCCGATGCGGATCAAGTGCGCCGTGCTCGCCCGGCAGGTCGCCCAAGACGGCGCGAAGCTGTACGAGGGCGATATCGACGAGCTCGACGTGACCAAGACCGAGGACTGA
- a CDS encoding class I SAM-dependent methyltransferase, producing MEGDDVAYLEAAATVDERAHSAAGDAAFRAALADAGGDGGVRVLEAGAGTCGVLRRLLAADALPAGEWVAVDTDERVLSAGRHRLAAAARAAGRGVETEGSTTTLRSPDGGALRVRFRIADVRTVAAEGPFDGVVARSFADLLAPDDVLALLRTAAPDGWYHLPLTFDGATRFAPSHPVDDGVVDAFHGTMRERGRAATLLAGRFAEAGTPPAVDERADWVVEGDGDGGYPADEATFLRTVLDTVVASVRESGAVADATLADWAETREDQLDRGALGYVAENRDLFGRVP from the coding sequence ATGGAGGGTGACGACGTGGCGTACCTCGAAGCGGCCGCGACCGTCGACGAGCGGGCACACAGCGCCGCCGGCGACGCGGCGTTCCGTGCGGCGCTGGCGGACGCGGGGGGCGACGGCGGCGTCCGGGTGCTGGAAGCCGGCGCGGGCACCTGCGGGGTGCTCCGACGCCTGCTGGCGGCCGACGCGCTCCCGGCGGGCGAGTGGGTCGCCGTCGACACCGACGAGCGCGTGCTCTCGGCGGGTCGCCACCGGCTGGCCGCGGCGGCGCGTGCGGCGGGGCGTGGAGTCGAAACGGAGGGGTCGACGACGACGCTCCGTTCGCCGGACGGCGGCGCACTCCGGGTCCGATTCCGGATCGCTGACGTCCGCACCGTCGCGGCGGAGGGACCGTTCGACGGCGTCGTCGCGCGCTCGTTCGCCGATCTGTTGGCTCCCGACGACGTACTCGCGCTCCTGCGGACGGCCGCGCCGGACGGCTGGTACCACCTCCCGCTCACCTTCGACGGCGCCACGCGGTTCGCCCCGTCGCATCCGGTGGACGACGGCGTCGTCGACGCGTTCCACGGGACGATGCGCGAGCGCGGCCGGGCGGCGACGCTGCTGGCCGGGCGGTTCGCGGAGGCGGGGACGCCTCCGGCGGTCGACGAGCGGGCCGACTGGGTCGTCGAGGGCGACGGGGACGGCGGCTACCCGGCCGACGAGGCCACGTTCCTGCGGACGGTCCTCGACACGGTAGTCGCGTCCGTCCGCGAGTCGGGGGCGGTGGCGGACGCGACGCTCGCCGACTGGGCGGAGACACGCGAGGACCAACTGGACCGGGGGGCGCTGGGCTACGTGGCGGAGAACAGGGACCTGTTCGGGCGGGTGCCGTAG
- a CDS encoding glycosyltransferase family 4 protein: MGETGDGTDSIDSTGSTDSADRADSVDSTGDGGLAVALVVPGDPGTTSGGFRYDRRLVAGLREADASVRVFSVPWRRYPLGVVDTLGLATRVPAGLREADVVVVDELAHSGTAGLVRRLRRDGTPVVALVHHLRCAEGGRLAPVARRLERLFLRGCSAAVCVSPATERDVRPLVPPGFRTHVAQPPADQFAPDVTPADVARRAHESPLRVVALGSLVPRKGHETLLRALAGLDAATTASASAPASASASAPAPADGDRIDWRLAVVGPEPDPEHAAAVRALAADLGVADRVAFRGRLPGDDLAEVLRESHVLALPSTYEGFGMAYLEGMGFGLPAVASAAGGADAVVTDGVDGVLVEPGDVAAVRDALATLATDRDRLASMGRAALDRFDAHPEWTDTVAGIRAFLAGVVESEGVTDGG; encoded by the coding sequence ATGGGTGAGACGGGCGACGGAACCGACAGCATCGACAGCACCGGCAGCACCGACAGCGCCGACAGGGCCGATAGCGTCGACAGCACCGGCGACGGCGGTCTCGCGGTCGCACTCGTCGTCCCGGGCGATCCGGGGACCACCTCGGGCGGCTTCCGCTACGACCGTCGCCTCGTCGCGGGACTCCGCGAGGCGGACGCGAGCGTCCGGGTGTTCTCCGTGCCGTGGCGCCGCTACCCGCTCGGCGTCGTCGACACGCTCGGACTCGCGACCCGCGTCCCCGCGGGGTTGCGGGAGGCGGACGTCGTCGTCGTCGACGAACTCGCCCACTCCGGCACCGCGGGGCTGGTCCGCCGGCTCCGCCGCGACGGCACCCCGGTCGTCGCGCTCGTCCACCACCTCCGCTGTGCGGAGGGCGGTCGGCTCGCGCCGGTCGCTCGGCGGCTCGAACGGCTGTTCCTCCGCGGCTGTTCGGCCGCCGTCTGCGTGAGTCCGGCGACCGAGCGCGACGTCCGACCGCTGGTCCCGCCCGGCTTCCGGACCCACGTCGCGCAGCCGCCCGCCGACCAGTTCGCCCCCGACGTGACGCCGGCGGACGTGGCGCGGCGCGCCCACGAGTCGCCGCTGCGGGTCGTCGCGCTCGGCTCGCTCGTCCCGCGCAAGGGGCACGAGACGCTGCTGCGGGCGCTCGCCGGTCTCGACGCGGCGACGACCGCCTCCGCCTCCGCTCCCGCCTCCGCCTCCGCCTCCGCTCCCGCCCCCGCCGACGGCGACCGGATCGACTGGCGCCTCGCCGTCGTCGGTCCCGAACCCGACCCCGAGCACGCCGCCGCGGTGCGCGCCCTCGCGGCCGACCTCGGCGTCGCCGACCGCGTCGCGTTCCGCGGGCGGCTCCCGGGCGACGACCTCGCGGAGGTACTCCGGGAGTCGCACGTCCTCGCGCTCCCGTCGACGTACGAGGGGTTCGGGATGGCGTACCTCGAGGGGATGGGGTTCGGGCTGCCGGCGGTCGCGAGCGCGGCCGGCGGTGCCGACGCGGTCGTCACCGACGGCGTCGACGGCGTCCTCGTCGAGCCGGGTGACGTCGCCGCCGTGCGCGACGCGCTGGCGACGCTCGCGACCGACCGCGACCGGCTGGCGTCGATGGGGCGTGCCGCGCTCGATCGGTTCGACGCACACCCCGAGTGGACGGACACCGTCGCCGGGATCCGCGCGTTCCTCGCGGGGGTCGTCGAGAGCGAGGGGGTGACCGATGGAGGGTGA
- a CDS encoding 6-pyruvoyl trahydropterin synthase family protein encodes MTYRTTVTRQFVAQHYLTVPDPGREGDRHSHVFAVEATFAGPSLNEYDYLVDIDDVRAALDDAEARYRDATLNDLPEFEGYNPSVERFARVLHDRLAPAAAGDPAESLRVTVWEDDEAAAGYEAPVGDDSGSDRTDG; translated from the coding sequence ATGACCTACCGCACGACCGTCACACGGCAGTTCGTCGCACAGCACTACCTCACCGTCCCGGACCCCGGTCGGGAGGGCGACCGCCACTCGCACGTGTTCGCCGTGGAGGCGACGTTCGCCGGACCGTCGCTCAACGAGTACGACTACCTCGTCGACATCGACGACGTGCGGGCGGCGCTGGACGACGCCGAGGCGCGCTACCGCGACGCGACGCTGAACGACCTCCCGGAGTTCGAGGGGTACAACCCCAGCGTCGAGCGGTTCGCCCGCGTGCTCCACGACAGACTCGCCCCGGCCGCCGCGGGCGACCCCGCCGAGTCGCTCCGGGTGACCGTCTGGGAGGACGACGAGGCCGCCGCCGGCTACGAAGCGCCCGTCGGCGACGACTCCGGGTCGGACCGAACGGATGGGTGA
- a CDS encoding metal-dependent hydrolase encodes MAFTHALVGAVLALPAVVLAPQLAVPAALAGMLGGLLPDVDLFVGRHRRTLHFPVLGWALALPAVAAALVVPTAVTVPLATLTVSFAVHAGTDALGAGDEVRPWERTSREAVYDHLRGRWIGPRYLIRYDGAPEDAVATAVLAVPVVALYPAPLPALAGLCVALGAVYALVRRRLPPVVEEFVG; translated from the coding sequence ATGGCGTTCACCCACGCGCTCGTCGGCGCCGTCCTCGCGCTCCCGGCCGTCGTCCTCGCCCCCCAGCTCGCCGTCCCGGCGGCGCTGGCGGGGATGCTCGGCGGTCTGCTCCCGGACGTCGACCTGTTCGTGGGGCGCCACCGGCGGACGCTCCACTTCCCGGTGCTCGGGTGGGCGCTGGCGCTCCCCGCGGTCGCGGCGGCGCTCGTGGTCCCGACCGCGGTCACCGTCCCGCTGGCGACGCTGACCGTCTCCTTCGCCGTCCACGCCGGGACGGACGCGCTCGGCGCCGGCGACGAGGTCCGGCCGTGGGAGCGCACCTCTCGGGAGGCGGTGTACGACCACCTCCGCGGGCGCTGGATCGGGCCGCGCTACCTGATCCGGTACGACGGCGCCCCCGAGGACGCGGTCGCGACCGCGGTGCTGGCGGTCCCCGTCGTCGCGTTGTACCCGGCGCCGCTGCCGGCGCTCGCGGGGCTGTGTGTCGCCCTCGGCGCCGTGTACGCGCTCGTCCGCCGCCGGCTCCCGCCGGTCGTCGAGGAGTTCGTCGGCTGA
- a CDS encoding DUF7475 family protein, whose protein sequence is MSTETASGGVALHTESMTGLHWLGVALATITGVIHLWLAYAFLSSPTMAVAFLIAGVGFLGGVAAVLLDYRRRLFYLLGIPFTAGQIPLWYVANAPDFGATGIADKVVQAVLIVVLVVLYRRES, encoded by the coding sequence ATGAGTACCGAAACCGCGTCCGGCGGCGTAGCGCTGCACACGGAGTCGATGACCGGTCTCCACTGGCTCGGCGTCGCGTTGGCGACGATCACCGGCGTGATCCACCTCTGGCTCGCGTACGCCTTCCTGTCGAGTCCGACGATGGCCGTCGCGTTCCTGATCGCCGGCGTCGGCTTCCTCGGCGGGGTCGCCGCGGTGTTGCTCGACTACCGACGACGGCTGTTCTACCTGCTCGGGATCCCGTTCACGGCCGGGCAGATCCCGCTGTGGTACGTCGCGAACGCCCCCGACTTCGGCGCGACCGGGATCGCGGACAAGGTGGTACAGGCGGTGCTGATCGTCGTCCTCGTGGTGCTGTACCGTCGGGAGTCGTGA
- the radA gene encoding DNA repair and recombination protein RadA codes for MAEDDLQALPGVGPATADKLVEAGFKSYQSLAVASPGDLGNTADIGESTAADVINGAREAADVGGFETGATVLERREEIGKLSWQIDEVDDLLDGGLETQSITEVYGEFGSGKSQVTHQMAVNVQLSRENGGLEGGCIFVDSEDTFRPERIDDMVRGLDDEILADELERREIEGSPDDEEAMEALVNDFLDYIHVAKAFNANHQILLAEKANELASEQEDSEYPIRLLCVDSLTAHFRAEYVGRGELAERQQKLNKHLHELDKVGNLYNVAVLVTNQVAANPDSYFGDPTQPIGGHILGHKSTFRIYLRKSKGDKRIVRLVDAPNLADGEAVMRVQDGGLKPE; via the coding sequence ATGGCAGAAGACGACCTTCAGGCGCTTCCCGGAGTCGGCCCCGCGACCGCTGACAAACTCGTCGAGGCGGGCTTCAAGAGCTACCAGAGCCTCGCGGTCGCCAGTCCCGGCGACCTCGGTAACACGGCGGACATCGGCGAGTCGACCGCCGCGGACGTGATCAACGGCGCCCGCGAGGCCGCCGACGTCGGCGGCTTCGAGACGGGCGCGACCGTCCTGGAGCGACGCGAGGAGATCGGCAAGCTCTCCTGGCAGATCGACGAGGTCGACGACCTGCTCGACGGCGGGCTGGAGACGCAGTCGATCACCGAGGTGTACGGCGAGTTCGGCTCCGGCAAGTCGCAGGTGACCCACCAGATGGCCGTCAACGTCCAGCTGTCGCGCGAGAACGGCGGGCTGGAGGGCGGCTGCATCTTCGTCGACTCCGAGGACACGTTCCGCCCCGAGCGGATCGACGACATGGTCCGCGGGCTGGACGACGAGATCCTCGCCGACGAACTGGAGCGCCGCGAGATCGAGGGGTCGCCCGACGACGAGGAGGCGATGGAGGCGCTCGTCAACGACTTCCTCGACTACATCCACGTCGCGAAGGCGTTCAACGCCAACCACCAGATCCTGCTGGCCGAGAAGGCGAACGAACTGGCCAGCGAGCAGGAGGACAGCGAGTACCCGATCCGCCTGCTGTGTGTCGACTCGCTCACCGCCCACTTCCGCGCCGAGTACGTCGGCCGCGGGGAACTGGCCGAGCGCCAGCAGAAGCTCAACAAGCACCTCCACGAACTCGACAAGGTCGGCAACCTGTACAACGTCGCCGTCCTCGTCACGAACCAGGTCGCGGCCAACCCCGACTCGTACTTCGGCGACCCGACCCAGCCGATCGGCGGCCACATCCTCGGCCACAAGTCGACGTTCCGCATCTACCTCCGCAAGTCGAAGGGCGACAAGCGGATCGTCCGGCTCGTGGACGCGCCGAACCTCGCCGACGGCGAGGCGGTCATGCGCGTGCAGGACGGCGGACTGAAGCCCGAGTGA
- the pspAB gene encoding PspA-associated protein PspAB, with the protein MGIFDTLRSVLGVRAETDAVSDADPEDLFGMSTAYVTMEADLGFASVGEAALCFSSVDSTDFADTVDAVEAILDAGSEETGTTFRRHADDYGYNWVVLADDDPEDLVTSVHFAADEFVERGYGSRLLAAVFGFERDDGDRAYWVYSFRRGSYYPFAPTGTSSRDNKIEFKLESVLDGELGLESEKEYWYPLWPDTPTGHPWG; encoded by the coding sequence ATGGGGATCTTCGACACACTCCGGTCGGTGCTGGGCGTCCGCGCGGAGACCGACGCCGTCAGCGACGCCGACCCCGAGGACCTGTTCGGGATGAGCACCGCCTACGTCACGATGGAGGCGGACCTCGGCTTCGCCTCCGTCGGCGAGGCGGCGCTGTGTTTCTCCTCGGTCGACTCCACCGACTTCGCCGACACCGTCGACGCCGTCGAGGCGATCCTCGACGCCGGGAGCGAGGAGACCGGGACGACGTTCCGCCGGCACGCCGACGACTACGGCTACAACTGGGTCGTGCTCGCCGACGACGACCCCGAGGACTTGGTCACCTCCGTCCACTTCGCCGCCGACGAGTTCGTCGAACGCGGCTACGGCTCGCGTCTGCTCGCGGCCGTGTTCGGCTTCGAACGCGACGACGGCGACCGCGCCTACTGGGTGTACTCGTTCCGCCGGGGGTCGTACTACCCGTTCGCGCCGACCGGCACCAGCAGCCGCGACAACAAGATCGAGTTCAAACTGGAGTCGGTGCTCGACGGCGAACTCGGCCTCGAATCCGAGAAGGAGTACTGGTACCCGCTGTGGCCCGACACGCCGACCGGCCACCCGTGGGGCTGA
- a CDS encoding LURP-one-related/scramblase family protein, whose protein sequence is MSRSDYDISGIELTDDSYTVVQGFVRNKYKAMDAAGNVVLRGKQKMLKLKEQFPFVDADGAEVFEVRAGGMIDIAGNYVLTDSQTGEDVVILDNDYSIFQDTWTIRDADTEAKLATIESRGGAVTVARNVLPFGQWIPHKYEIADADGDHVGRIDGQFSLQDTYEITVDDASDVPKEPVVAAAMVIDAIQGN, encoded by the coding sequence GTGAGCCGATCCGACTACGACATCTCCGGGATCGAGTTGACGGACGACTCCTACACCGTCGTCCAGGGGTTCGTGCGAAACAAGTACAAGGCGATGGACGCCGCCGGGAACGTCGTCCTCCGGGGGAAACAGAAGATGCTGAAGCTGAAAGAGCAGTTCCCGTTCGTCGACGCCGACGGAGCGGAGGTGTTCGAGGTGCGGGCGGGCGGCATGATCGACATCGCCGGCAACTACGTCCTCACCGACTCGCAGACGGGCGAGGACGTCGTGATCCTCGACAACGACTACTCGATCTTCCAGGACACGTGGACGATCCGCGACGCCGACACGGAGGCGAAGTTGGCGACGATCGAGTCCCGCGGCGGCGCCGTCACCGTCGCGCGCAACGTGCTCCCGTTCGGGCAGTGGATCCCCCACAAGTACGAGATCGCCGACGCCGACGGCGACCACGTCGGGCGGATCGACGGCCAGTTCTCGCTGCAGGACACCTACGAGATCACCGTCGACGACGCGAGCGACGTGCCGAAGGAGCCGGTCGTCGCCGCCGCGATGGTGATCGACGCGATCCAGGGGAACTGA